Proteins encoded by one window of Dreissena polymorpha isolate Duluth1 chromosome 11, UMN_Dpol_1.0, whole genome shotgun sequence:
- the LOC127851742 gene encoding uncharacterized protein LOC127851742 — translation MWSVTFIAFLCASHLNGILTESDDLLTKFKNFENSLFSALETHVQRINKLESIVKQQQDKLSDQEKTIIRQQQAMTEQHELYKTLQNMYNKQAGTIKRHENIMYSQAARILSLERDTDLSSIEARTSNTSIGPGKDWKKHKTGTDRGKDKRTSIYQDDNVVPKRSTPSITTPVAFTAVKQATQGAIGVNQNIIFEHVILNDGGGFHVLHSIFIAPVAVYYLFSTSTLHSIDIPHLLHAGLMHNGNVIAIAHSHPGIFEQGAITAVIKVAAGDEIWISNLDHGPESAEGGSYSSFCGVLLYQL, via the exons ATGTGGAGCGTTACATTCATAGCATTTCTGTGTGCTTCTCATTTAAATGGGATACTTACTGAAAGTGATGATTTGCTCACAAAATTCAAGAACTTCGAAAATAGCCTATTTTCAGCACTGGAGACAC ATGTCCAGCGAATTAATAAACTCGAATCAATCGTGAAGCAACAGCAGGACAAATTGTCAGATCAGGAGAAAACCATAATACGACAACAGCAGGCAATGACCGAGCAACATGAACTGTACAAAACACTACAAAACATGTACAACAAACAGGCGGGAACAATAAAACGACACGAGAATATCATGTACTCACAAGCGGCAAGAATACTTTCATTAGAGAGAGACACGGACCTTAGCAGTATTGAAGCTCGGACCAGCAACACGAGCATAGGTCCTGGGAAAGATTGGAAAAAACACAAAACAGGGACAGACCGAGGCAAAGACAAACGTACAAGTATATATCAGG atGACAACGTTGTTCCAAAACGCAGTACTCCCAGTATTACAACTCCCGTTGCATTCACGGCTGTTAAACAAGCAACACAAGGCGCAATTGGGGTCAACCAAAACATCATCTTTGAGCATGTAATTCTGAATGACGGAGGTGGGTTTCATGTGCTTCACAGCATATTTATAGCACCGGTCGCTGTTTACTACCTGTTCTCCACGTCCACGTTGCACAGTATTGACATACCGCATTTACTTCACGCCGGTCTAATGCACAATGGTAATGTGATTGCTATTGCGCACTCGCATCCTGGAATCTTTGAACAAGGAGCCATAACAGCTGTGATTAAGGTTGCAGCTGGAGATGAAATCTGGATAAGTAACCTTGACCATGGTCCGGAGTCAGCTGAGGGTGGTTCATACTCGTCATTTTGCGGCGTTCTGTTGTATCAGCTTTAA
- the LOC127849891 gene encoding oligodendrocyte transcription factor 2-like — protein MSLSYSIESLLQSSKSDVNDYVESRADVTSSVCYSDIDDNSDDEKSNSPQSLAKKLDRRFKSNVPEDVRLRVNHRERQRMHDLNSALDSLRKTLPYSHGPSVKKISKMATLVLARNYILMLNKSLEEMRKLVTDVSMKKSAGVNVTSTCGLPSDRIPTLATSLPGSHLLRTSPYLPYDKTSIRMDDVTKTSSHQPVTSHASPYLYTIPSFHIPNVACHVSGGVSPMCPCNFCQVALATLPKSDWKQTCQ, from the coding sequence ATGTCTCTGTCCTACAGTATCGAAAGTCTTCTGCAGTCTTCAAAATCCGACGTCAACGATTACGTTGAATCGCGAGCAGACGTTACGTCATCCGTCTGCTACTCCGACATCGACGATAACTCGGACGACGAGAAGTCCAACAGCCCTCAATCGCTCGCAAAGAAACTCGACCGACGTTTCAAATCCAACGTTCCTGAAGACGTCAGATTGCGCGTGAACCACCGGGAGCGTCAGCGCATGCACGATCTCAACTCGGCGTTGGACAGTCTCAGGAAGACGCTGCCTTATTCACACGGACCTTCAGTGAAGAAGATTTCCAAAATGGCCACCTTAGTTCTCGCTAGAAACTACATTCTCATGTTGAACAAATCACTTGAAGAAATGCGGAAACTTGTCACGGACGTAAGCATGAAAAAGTCAGCGGGTGTAAACGTGACCTCTACTTGCGGTCTGCCATCCGACAGGATCCCTACCTTAGCGACGTCACTTCCGGGAAGCCATCTACTGAGGACCTCACCGTACTTACCATACGACAAGACATCCATTCGTATGGATGATGTCACGAAGACCTCTAGTCATCAACCAGTGACGTCACATGCCAGTCCGTATCTATACACAATTCCCAGTTTCCACATACCAAACGTCGCGTGTCACGTGAGCGGTGGGGTTTCGCCCATGTGCCCGTGCAATTTCTGTCAAGTTGCGCTCGCGACGTTACCGAAGTCAGATTGGAAGCAGACGTGCCAGTAG